The following coding sequences are from one Gigantopelta aegis isolate Gae_Host chromosome 15, Gae_host_genome, whole genome shotgun sequence window:
- the LOC121390135 gene encoding uncharacterized protein LOC121390135 isoform X3, with amino-acid sequence MERRKTEPGPAWEEMLRRPSQLPLRSKLKLKKTILMEMTKTTTKTTTKRTSPPPKQHSITTSNRTPSPPKQPTRTRMTSKQTPTPPKPPIAYGFSIKDHEELKARMNQLSHMAKELGRLETEACHVRELIDLVNILEDMTHSVAFVSALDRRFSSHRVSLESDGIQRITQSEPIRIGPIYHGESGGILLSSDIQSDDIRPTNQSESDSYRITKEDVSDDIRSTCTHHTESDGIKPINQSESYIIKTIKKGDSDDRPINHIQSGNRRTNHIELNGIIPSSDIQSDGIRPTQTIESGGILSASDIQSDGIKPTIQSESYIFKPTNQGDSDDRPTNHIESNDVLPNHNVESGGILPASDIQSGGIRPTHKLIGTGPIQNVESGGILPASGIQSDGIRPTQKLIGTGPIKHVESGGILLPSGIQSDDIRYTQKLITGTGPIHHVESGGILPASGIQSDGIRPTQKLTDTGPIQNVESGGILPSSGIQSDGIRPTQMSTGTGRNHYVESGGILLSSGIQSDGIRPTQMSTGTGRNHYVESGGILLSSDIQSDGVRPTQMSTGTGRNHYAESGGILLSSDIQSDGVRPTQMSTGTGRNHYVESGGILLSSDIQSDGVRPTQNTGTRPIHHVESDGILPASDIQSDGVRPTQRMESIGTQLVHHVDSGGILPASYILSHGIRHTENIELNSTGPIHHALSDGIRHTENIELNSTGPIHHALSDGIRHTENIELNSTGPIYHALPGGILSASDIQSGGIRSTIQKIYSYIIKTINPGDSNDRLADHIESDNRHTNHIESNGIVPNHHVESRGILSPTDIQSDGIRPTQKLIGTGPNRHVESGHILPASDIQSDDIRHTQKLTGTGPIHHTESGGILPPTDIQSDGIRPKQNIELNGTRPIHNVESGGIFPSSHILSDGVRHAQNIESNGTRPIHNIKSGGILPSSYIMSDSIRHTQNLESNGTGPIHYVQSDGIIPAQNIESNGTGYIQHESGGILPSSDIQSDSIRSTYHTESNGIGIIHHIESGGILPSSDIQSDSIRSTYHIMSNGIGAMRHVESGDILSPSDIQSDGTRPSYHTESNGIGAMRHIESGDILSPSDIQSDGTRPSYHTESNGIGAMRHVESGDILSPSDIQSDGTRPSYHTESNDLACTYQCESDGIRSIHQADPSHIRTGHDSVLGQTTVPYSRSSRTTTYSQIKKYMNITQRCLKSQLLRWSGGSMYKLFLRVLLIVLAILVIYYVYKTTCLCVQNLLLSLAEMSSGPDMVY; translated from the exons ATGGAGAGGAGGAAGACAGAACCGGGGCCGGCGTGGGAAGAAATGCTGAGGAGGCCATCTCAACTGCCACTGAGGTCGAAGCTGAAACTGAAGAAGACCATATTGATGGagatgacaaaaacaacaacaaaaacaacgacGAAGCGGACATCACCACCACCGAAGCAACATTCAATAACAACATCGAATCGGACACCATCACCACCGAAGCAACCAACAAGAACAAGAATGACATCGAAGCAGACACCAACACCACCGAAGCCACCAATAGCGTATGGTTTCAGCATCAAAGATCACGAGGAGCTGAAGGCCAGGATGAATCAGCTAAGTCACATGGCAAAGGAGCTCGGTCGACTCGAGACAGAGGCTTGCCATGTCAGGGAGCTGATTGACTTGGTTAATATCCTCGAGGACATGACCCACTCAGTGGCCTTTGTATCTGCCTTGGACAG GAGATTCAGCAGTCATAGAGTGAGCCTGGAGTCCGATGGTATTCAACGTATCACCCAGAGTGAGCCAATTCGTATTGGACCCATTTATCATGGGGAGTCAGGTGGTATTTTACTATCCTCAGACATTCAGTCAGATGACATCAGGCCTACCAACCAGAGCGAGTCTGATTCCTACAGAATCACCAAAGAAGATGTCTCGGATGATATCAGAAGTACATGCACACACCATACTGAGTCAGATGGTATTAAACCCATCAACCAGAGTGAGTCATATATTATCAAAACCATCAAAAAGGGTGACTCAGATGATAGACCCATCAACCATATTCAGTCAGGTAATAGACGAACCAACCATATTGAGTTAAATGGAATTATACCATCCTCAGATATTCAGTCAGATGGTATTAGACCCACCCAGACTATTGAGTCAGGCGGTATTTTATCAGCCTCAGATATTCAGTCAGATGGTATTAAACCCACCATCCAGAGTGAGTcatatattttcaaacccaCCAACCAGGGTGACTCAGATGATAGACCCACCAACCATATTGAGTCAAATGATGTTTTACCCAACCACAATGTTGAGTCAGGTGGTATTTTACCAGCCTCAGATATTCAGTCAGGTGGAATTAGACCCACCCATAAGTTAATTGGTACAGGACCCATTCAAAATGTTGAGTCAGGTGGTATTTTACCAGCCTCAGGTATTCAGTCAGATGGTATTAGACCCACCCAGAAGTTAATTGGTACTGGACCCATTAAACATGTTGAGTCAGGTGGTATTTTACTACCCTCAGGTATTCAGTCAGATGATATTAGATACACCCAGAAGTTAATAACTGGTACAGGACCCATTCACCATGTTGAATCAGGTGGTATTTTACCAGCGTCAGGTATTCAGTCAGATGGTATTAGACCCACCCAGAAGTTAACTGATACTGGACCCATTCAAAATGTTGAGTCAGGTGGTATTTTACCATCGTCAGGTATTCAGTCAGATGGTATTAGACCCACCCAGATGTCAACTGGTACTGGACGGAATCACTATGTTGAGTCGGGTGGTATTTTACTGTCCTCAGGTATTCAGTCAGATGGTATTAGACCCACCCAGATGTCAACTGGTACTGGACGGAATCACTATGTTGAGTCTGGTGGTATTTTACTGTCCTCAGATATTCAGTCAGATGGTGTTAGACCCACCCAGATGTCAACTGGTACTGGACGGAATCACTATGCTGAATCAGGTGGTATTTTACTGTCCTCAGATATTCAGTCAGATGGTGTTAGACCCACCCAGATGTCAACTGGTACTGGACGGAATCACTATGTTGAGTCAGGTGGTATTTTACTGTCCTCAGATATTCAGTCAGATGGTGTTAGACCCACTCAGAATACTGGTACTAGACCCATTCACCATGTTGAGTCAGATGGCATTTTACCAGCCTCAGATATTCAGTCAGATGGTGTTAGACCCACCCAGCGTATGGAGTCAATTGGTACACAACTTGTACACCATGTTGATTCAGGTGGTATTTTACCAGCCTCATATATTCTGTCACATGGTATTAGACACACCGAGAATATTGAGTTAAATAGTACTGGACCCATACATCATGCTTTGTCAGATGGAATTAGACACACCGAGAATATTGAGTTAAATAGTACTGGACCCATACATCATGCTTTGTCAGATGGAATTAGACACACCGAGAATATTGAGTTAAATAGTACTGGACCCATATACCATGCTTTGCCAGGTGGTATTTTATCAGCCTCAGATATTCAGTCAGGTGGTATTAGATCCACCATCCAGAAAATCTATTCATATATTATCAAAACCATCAACCCGGGTGACTCAAATGATAGACTCGCCGACCATATTGAGTCAGACAATAGACACACCAATCATATTGAGTCAAATGGTATTGTACCAAACCACCATGTTGAGTCACGTGGTATTTTATCACCCACAGATATTCAGTCAGATGGTATTAGACCCACCCAGAAGTTAATTGGTACTGGACCCAATCGACATGTTGAGTCGGGTCATATTTTACCAGCCTCAGATATTCAGTCAGATGATATTAGACACACCCAGAAGTTGACTGGTACTGGACCCATTCACCATACTGAGTCAGGTGGTATTTTACCACCCACAGATATTCAGTCAGATGGTATTAGACCCAAACAGAACATTGAGTTAAATGGTACTAGACCCATTCACAATGTTGAGTCAGGTGGCATTTTCCCATCCTCACACATTCTGTCAGATGGTGTTAGACACGCGCAGAATATTGAGTCAAATGGTACTAGACCCATTCACAATATTAAGTCAGGTGGTATTTTACCATCCTCATATATAATGTCAGATAGTATTAGACACACCCAAAATCTTGAGTCAAATGGTACTGGACCCATACATTATGTTCAGTCAGATGGTATTATACCTGCCCAGAATATTGAGTCAAATGGTACTGGATACATCCAGCATGAATCAGGTGGTATTTTACCATCCTCAGATATACAGTCAGATAGTATTAGGTCCACCTACCATACTGAATCAAATGGTATTGGAATCATTCACCATATTGAATCAGGTGGTATTTTACCATCCTCAGATATTCAGTCAGACAGTATTAGGTCCACCTACCATATTATGTCAAATGGTATTGGAGCCATGCGTCATGTTGAATCAGGTGACATTTTATCACCCTCAGATATTCAGTCAGATGGTACTAGACCCTCCTATCATACTGAGTCAAATGGTATTGGAGCCATGCGTCATATTGAATCAGGTGACATTTTATCACCCTCAGATATTCAGTCAGATGGTACTAGACCCTCCTATCATACTGAGTCAAATGGTATTGGAGCCATGCGTCATGTTGAATCAGGTGACATTTTATCACCCTCAGATATTCAGTCAGATGGTACTAGACCCTCCTATCATACCGAGTCAAATGATCTTGCATGTACCTACCAGTGTGAGTCAGATGGTATACGCTCCATCCACCAGGCTGATCCGTCCCATATCAGAACTGGCCATGATTCAGTGTTGGGTCAAACCACTGTCCCCTACAGTCGCAGTTCACGTACCACTACATATTCACAGATAAAGAAATACATGAACATTACTCAAAGATGTTTAAAGTCGCAACTTTTGCGATGGTCTGGGGGTTCTATGTATAAACTATTCCTACGCGTATTATTAATCGTTTTGGCAATACtggtaatatattatgtatataagaCCACTTGTTTATGTGTACAAAATTTGCTGTTATCACTTGCTGAAATGAGTTCAGGTCCTGATATGGTCTACTAA